Proteins found in one Haloferax litoreum genomic segment:
- a CDS encoding type IV pilin, with amino-acid sequence MQLKNLFTEDRAVSPVIGVILMVAITVILAAVIGTFVLGLGDQVSETAPQASFSFDYDSGTTGNNFTITHESGEAIPASQLNITGDNISSASFTAGADNKVSAGESAVISPDAAFADGDTVRIVWTSESGSTSSTLQKWTYNG; translated from the coding sequence ATGCAACTCAAAAATCTCTTCACAGAAGACCGTGCAGTCAGTCCAGTCATCGGGGTCATCCTGATGGTTGCAATCACCGTCATCTTGGCGGCCGTCATCGGGACGTTCGTCCTCGGTCTCGGTGACCAAGTGAGCGAGACGGCACCGCAGGCGAGTTTCAGCTTCGATTACGATAGTGGCACTACCGGTAATAACTTCACAATCACTCACGAAAGTGGTGAAGCGATTCCTGCTAGCCAGTTGAACATTACTGGAGACAATATTTCATCTGCGTCGTTCACCGCTGGTGCTGACAACAAAGTTAGTGCAGGCGAGTCAGCAGTTATTAGTCCTGATGCAGCATTCGCCGATGGAGACACCGTCCGCATCGTCTGGACCTCTGAAAGTGGTAGTACTTCATCCACCCTCCAGAAGTGGACCTACAACGGATAA